The Chiloscyllium punctatum isolate Juve2018m chromosome 45, sChiPun1.3, whole genome shotgun sequence genome has a segment encoding these proteins:
- the LOC140467385 gene encoding protein BTG2-like, with amino-acid sequence MTMEIAAAVGFVSRLLRNTGLVSPGQLQIFSHSLQDALAEHYKHHWFPDKPCKGSGYRCIRINHKMDPLIGKAANRIGLSSQQLFKLLPSELTLWVDPYEVSYRIGEDGSICVLYEAPPANNLGMLTCKNELMGRTSPSKNYWMAVSS; translated from the exons ATGACGATGGAGATCGCGGCTGCTGTGGGTTTTGTCAGCAGACTCCTGCGCAACACTGGTTTAGTGAGCCCGGGCCAGCTACAAATCTTCAGCCACTCGCTACAGGACGCCTTGGCAG agCACTACAAACATCATTGGTTTCCAGACAAACCGTGCAAAGGCTCGGGTTACCGGTGTATCCGAATAAACCATAAAATGGACCCCTTGATCGGAAAAGCTGCCAACAGAATAGGGCTCAGCAGCCAGCAATTGTTCAAACTCCTTCCCAGCGAGCTGACTCTGTGGGTCGACCCCTATGAGGTTTCTTACCGCATAGGTGAAGATGGGTCCATTTGTGTCCTGTATGAAGCACCGCCGGCCAATAACCTGGGGATGTTGACCTGCAAAAACGAGTTGATGGGCAGAACCAGCCCTTCCAAAAACTACTGGATGGCAGTTTCAAGCTGA